The following proteins come from a genomic window of Nocardiopsis sp. YSL2:
- a CDS encoding ParA family protein, translating into MNWSENDVAAKTAPVGEEDLVDPVTNPWGTTRNTGADLHTTRPERTYPEPEPLDEHGPARIVALCNQKGGVGKTTTTINLGAAIAECGRRVLLVDFDPQGALSVGLGRLDPRELDLTVYNLLMQRDVAVEDVLLKTDIEGLDLIPSNIDLSAAEVQLVGEVAREQMLGRALRPVIDDYDVVLIDCQPSLGLLTVNALTAADGVIVPLECEFFALRGVALLMDTIQKVQERLNEDLVIDGFLGTMYDPRTLHAREVLSTIIDGFGDKVYGTVINRTVRFPDATVAGEPITRFDSSSAGANAYRDLAKEVLARWPLSGHGA; encoded by the coding sequence GTGAACTGGTCGGAGAACGACGTGGCGGCGAAGACCGCACCCGTCGGCGAGGAGGACCTCGTCGACCCGGTGACCAACCCTTGGGGCACGACACGCAACACGGGGGCGGATCTGCACACGACAAGACCGGAACGAACCTATCCGGAGCCCGAGCCGCTCGACGAACACGGCCCGGCACGGATTGTAGCACTGTGTAATCAAAAGGGTGGCGTCGGTAAGACCACCACCACCATCAACCTCGGCGCGGCCATCGCGGAGTGCGGCCGACGCGTGCTGCTGGTCGACTTCGACCCGCAGGGAGCGCTCTCGGTCGGCCTCGGCCGGCTGGACCCGCGTGAGCTGGACCTGACCGTCTACAACCTGCTCATGCAGCGGGACGTGGCGGTCGAGGACGTCCTGCTCAAGACCGATATCGAGGGTCTCGACCTCATCCCGAGCAACATCGACCTGTCGGCCGCCGAGGTCCAGCTGGTCGGTGAGGTGGCGCGTGAGCAGATGCTCGGCCGCGCGCTGCGCCCGGTCATCGACGACTACGACGTCGTCCTGATCGACTGCCAGCCGTCGCTGGGCCTGCTGACCGTCAACGCGCTCACCGCGGCCGACGGCGTCATCGTGCCGCTGGAGTGCGAGTTCTTCGCGCTGCGCGGTGTGGCCCTGCTGATGGACACCATCCAGAAGGTCCAGGAGCGCCTCAACGAGGACCTGGTCATCGACGGCTTCCTGGGCACCATGTACGACCCGCGCACGCTCCACGCGCGCGAGGTGCTGTCCACGATCATCGACGGATTCGGCGACAAGGTGTACGGGACGGTCATCAACCGCACCGTGCGCTTCCCGGACGCCACCGTGGCGGGCGAACCCATCACCAGGTTCGACTCGTCATCGGCCGGGGCCAACGCCTATCGGGATCTGGCCAAGGAGGTGCTGGCGAGGTGGCCTCTCAGCGGTCACGGCGCGTGA
- a CDS encoding NUDIX hydrolase produces the protein MASETHPDGRRPGADAKIADVPDAWPVERSEERYQGPKCGMRTDWVVMPGANGEGTSLAARDYMVHPGAAAALALDEDGRVLLLRQYRHAVRHTMWELPAGLIDVEGEDPLLTAQRELVEEAGLRARRWHELADFFPTVGFSDERIHVYLARDLSEVPAEEIDFVREHEETDLAAEWVPLDEAVRLVMAGRLHNASTVIGVLAAQTAAATGFASLRAPADG, from the coding sequence ATGGCCAGTGAGACACACCCGGACGGCCGCCGACCGGGGGCGGACGCGAAGATCGCGGACGTCCCCGACGCCTGGCCGGTCGAGCGCTCCGAGGAGCGCTACCAGGGCCCCAAGTGCGGGATGCGCACCGACTGGGTGGTGATGCCCGGCGCCAACGGGGAGGGCACGTCCCTGGCCGCCCGCGACTACATGGTCCATCCCGGCGCCGCCGCGGCCCTGGCCCTGGACGAGGACGGCCGGGTCCTGCTGCTGCGCCAGTACCGGCACGCCGTCCGGCACACCATGTGGGAGCTGCCCGCCGGGCTGATCGACGTGGAGGGCGAGGACCCGCTGCTCACCGCCCAGCGCGAGTTGGTCGAGGAGGCGGGGCTGCGCGCACGGCGCTGGCACGAGCTCGCCGACTTCTTCCCCACCGTGGGCTTCTCCGACGAGCGCATCCACGTCTACCTCGCCCGTGACCTGTCCGAGGTGCCCGCGGAGGAGATCGACTTCGTCCGCGAGCACGAGGAGACCGACCTGGCGGCCGAGTGGGTCCCCCTGGACGAGGCCGTGCGCCTGGTCATGGCGGGCCGTCTGCACAACGCGTCGACGGTCATCGGGGTCCTGGCCGCCCAGACCGCGGCGGCGACAGGATTCGCGTCCCTGCGCGCCCCCGCCGACGGCTGA
- a CDS encoding GNAT family N-acetyltransferase, producing the protein MSGYVARVRHDESPGGDVGLDPLVRSAALRWAQADPLLPAPVNIARDSYPLLTVSDEEGRAVAAGTMHYTWYQPGEVGRIWGVPDQHWLTPLVGGPDPSRALDSLLTSWRDQLEDLPTGTGSESAALVSWPARDVCGIIPLQRHGLQPYTVLAARQRRRGVPPSLPPRDVTLRLADRSDLTQVVALLMEEHRYEQHFGGVFLQPDTAEQTRKVAARALERSRSWIWLAERRGRAVGLLWVSPPERSRWAKSLVNARPIAHIGYGVVIAEERGNGIGTALVGQAHQALDSHGVGASVLNYAAMNPLSGPFWHRMGYRPVWTTWEVRPALALR; encoded by the coding sequence ATGAGCGGATATGTCGCGCGGGTGCGACATGATGAGTCGCCCGGGGGCGACGTCGGCCTGGACCCGTTGGTGCGGTCGGCCGCTCTGCGCTGGGCGCAAGCCGATCCCCTGCTTCCCGCGCCCGTCAACATCGCGCGTGACTCCTACCCCCTCCTGACCGTCAGCGACGAGGAGGGGCGCGCGGTCGCCGCGGGCACCATGCACTACACCTGGTACCAGCCCGGCGAGGTCGGGCGGATCTGGGGCGTGCCCGACCAGCACTGGCTCACCCCCCTCGTCGGCGGCCCCGACCCCAGCCGTGCCCTGGACTCCCTGCTCACCAGCTGGCGCGACCAGCTGGAGGACCTGCCGACCGGCACCGGCTCGGAGTCGGCCGCCCTGGTCAGCTGGCCCGCCCGCGACGTGTGCGGGATCATTCCGCTCCAGCGGCACGGCCTGCAGCCCTACACCGTGCTCGCGGCCCGCCAGCGCCGCCGCGGCGTGCCCCCCTCGCTGCCGCCGCGCGACGTGACCCTGCGGCTCGCCGATCGCAGCGACCTGACCCAGGTCGTGGCGCTGCTGATGGAGGAGCACCGCTACGAGCAGCACTTCGGCGGGGTGTTCCTCCAACCCGACACGGCCGAGCAGACGCGCAAGGTCGCGGCCCGCGCGCTGGAGCGGTCCCGGTCCTGGATCTGGCTGGCCGAGCGGCGCGGGCGCGCCGTGGGGCTGCTGTGGGTCTCTCCGCCCGAACGCTCCCGCTGGGCCAAGTCCCTGGTCAACGCACGCCCGATCGCGCACATCGGCTACGGGGTCGTGATCGCCGAGGAACGCGGCAACGGCATCGGCACCGCGCTGGTGGGGCAGGCCCACCAGGCGCTGGACAGCCACGGCGTGGGTGCCTCGGTGCTCAACTACGCGGCGATGAACCCGCTGTCGGGCCCCTTCTGGCACCGGATGGGCTACCGGCCGGTGTGGACCACCTGGGAGGTCCGTCCCGCTCTCGCCCTGCGCTGA
- a CDS encoding DUF3060 domain-containing protein: MRVRLLAATGGIVVLGSLLTGCGLAFGGPAGAEGAAHGPSVGDRGEERVEQAVDDEDELVIVDNGAEVREDCGNREVVVTADDAHVVLDGACGLVKATGRGTTVNVGSADKIVLVGVDNEVAFASGDPEVINHGRNTTVVEGGSADG; the protein is encoded by the coding sequence ATGAGGGTTCGACTTCTGGCGGCCACGGGCGGGATCGTCGTGCTCGGTTCCCTGCTCACCGGCTGTGGCCTGGCGTTCGGCGGCCCCGCGGGGGCCGAGGGGGCCGCCCACGGGCCCAGCGTCGGCGACCGCGGCGAGGAGCGGGTCGAGCAGGCCGTCGACGACGAGGACGAGCTGGTCATCGTGGACAACGGCGCCGAGGTGCGCGAGGACTGCGGGAACCGCGAGGTCGTGGTGACCGCCGACGACGCCCACGTCGTCCTGGACGGCGCGTGCGGCCTGGTCAAGGCGACCGGCCGCGGGACCACGGTCAACGTGGGCTCGGCGGACAAGATCGTGCTGGTCGGAGTGGACAACGAGGTGGCCTTCGCCTCGGGTGACCCCGAGGTCATCAACCATGGGCGCAACACCACGGTCGTCGAGGGCGGCTCCGCCGACGGGTGA
- a CDS encoding ScpA family protein: protein MAAEGDHGGDDADEVDEHAFQVHLDNFEGPFDLLLGLISKHKLDITEVSLSKVTDEFIAHIRAHGDAWDLDQASNFLLVAATLLDLKAARLLPRGDVEDEGDLALLEARDLLFARLLQYRAYKEVAALMRDRLASQGRRYARAVQLEERFASMRPDVLFKLGPQKFAALAGMVFTPKEPPSVPVTHIHQTKTSVREQGELVVAALREHGRLTFVELTDGCTGTFEVVARFLSLLELYRASNVAFDQPEPLGELIVTWTGGDAEVEVETEYDDTVEAE, encoded by the coding sequence ATGGCGGCTGAGGGGGACCACGGAGGCGACGACGCCGACGAGGTGGACGAGCACGCCTTCCAAGTGCACCTGGACAACTTCGAGGGACCGTTCGACCTCCTCCTCGGGCTGATCTCCAAGCACAAGCTGGACATCACCGAGGTGTCGCTGTCGAAGGTCACCGACGAGTTCATCGCGCACATCCGGGCGCACGGGGACGCCTGGGACCTGGACCAGGCGAGCAACTTCCTGCTGGTCGCGGCCACCCTGCTGGACCTGAAGGCGGCCCGGCTGCTGCCGCGCGGCGACGTGGAGGACGAGGGCGACCTGGCACTGCTGGAGGCCCGCGACCTGCTGTTCGCCCGCCTGCTGCAGTACCGGGCCTACAAGGAGGTCGCGGCCCTGATGCGCGACCGGCTGGCATCGCAGGGGCGCAGGTACGCGCGGGCGGTGCAGTTGGAGGAGCGGTTCGCCTCGATGCGGCCGGACGTGCTGTTCAAGCTCGGCCCGCAGAAGTTCGCGGCGCTCGCCGGGATGGTGTTCACCCCCAAGGAGCCGCCGAGCGTTCCGGTCACGCACATCCACCAGACCAAGACCTCCGTCAGGGAGCAGGGCGAGCTCGTGGTGGCGGCCCTGCGCGAGCACGGGCGGCTGACGTTCGTCGAGCTGACCGACGGCTGTACCGGTACCTTCGAGGTCGTCGCCCGTTTCCTATCCCTGCTGGAGCTGTACCGTGCCAGCAACGTGGCCTTCGACCAGCCCGAACCGCTGGGCGAACTCATCGTGACCTGGACCGGCGGCGACGCCGAGGTCGAGGTGGAAACCGAGTACGACGACACCGTGGAGGCCGAGTGA
- a CDS encoding CTP synthase, with protein MASAASTKHLFVTGGVASSLGKGLTASSLGRLLKSRGLRVTMQKLDPYLNVDPGTMNPFQHGEVFVTDDGAETDLDVGHYERFLDTELSASANVTTGQVYSSVIAKERQGAYLGDTVQVIPHITNEIKSRIYAMDAPDVDIVITEIGGTVGDIESQPFLEAVRQIRHEIGRDNCFFLHVSLIPFLGPSGEMKTKPTQHSVAALRSIGIQPDAIVCRSDRPITQSLKAKISLMCDVEEAGVVSTPDAPSIYDIPKVLHREGLDAYVVRRLGMPFRDVDWTEWDELLRRVHQPDHEVTIALVGKYIDLPDAYLSVSEALRAGGFATNTRVNIRWVASDNCASPSGAAAELADADGVLIPGGFGIRGIEGKLGAIRYARENRIPMLGICLGLQAMVIESARNVLGMEGANSTEFDDKAVDPVIATMSDQEDVVAGERDMGGTMRLGMYPADLGEGTLAREVYDGQAQVSERHRHRFEVNNAYRAKLEGAGLVFSGLSPDGKLVEYVELPRDVHPFFIATQAHPELRSRPTKANPLFRGLVSAALEHRNASR; from the coding sequence TTGGCATCCGCCGCGAGTACCAAGCACCTTTTCGTTACTGGCGGCGTCGCCTCCAGTCTTGGCAAGGGCCTCACCGCCTCCAGCCTGGGACGACTCCTGAAGTCGCGCGGCCTGCGGGTCACCATGCAAAAGCTCGACCCCTACCTCAACGTCGACCCGGGGACCATGAACCCCTTCCAGCACGGCGAGGTCTTCGTCACCGACGACGGGGCCGAGACCGACCTGGACGTCGGCCACTACGAGCGCTTCCTGGACACCGAGCTGTCCGCCTCGGCCAACGTCACCACCGGCCAGGTCTACTCCAGCGTCATCGCCAAGGAGCGCCAGGGCGCCTACCTCGGTGACACGGTGCAGGTCATCCCGCACATCACCAACGAGATCAAGTCGCGCATCTACGCGATGGACGCCCCCGACGTCGACATCGTCATCACCGAGATCGGCGGGACCGTCGGCGACATCGAGTCGCAGCCCTTCCTGGAGGCGGTCCGCCAGATCCGGCACGAGATCGGCCGGGACAACTGCTTCTTCCTGCACGTGTCCCTGATCCCGTTCCTCGGCCCGTCCGGGGAGATGAAGACCAAACCCACCCAGCACTCCGTGGCGGCCCTGCGCAGCATCGGTATCCAGCCCGACGCCATCGTGTGCCGCTCGGACCGGCCCATCACGCAGAGCCTCAAGGCCAAGATCAGCCTCATGTGCGACGTGGAGGAGGCCGGTGTGGTCTCCACCCCCGACGCCCCCTCCATCTACGACATCCCCAAGGTGCTGCACCGCGAGGGCCTGGACGCCTACGTCGTGCGGCGCCTGGGCATGCCGTTCCGGGACGTGGACTGGACCGAGTGGGACGAGCTGCTGCGCCGCGTCCACCAGCCCGACCACGAGGTGACCATCGCCCTGGTCGGCAAGTACATCGACCTGCCCGACGCCTACCTGTCGGTGAGCGAGGCCCTGCGCGCGGGCGGGTTCGCCACGAACACGCGCGTCAACATCCGCTGGGTGGCCAGTGACAACTGCGCCAGCCCCTCGGGTGCGGCCGCCGAGCTGGCCGACGCCGACGGCGTCCTGATCCCCGGCGGTTTCGGCATCCGCGGTATCGAGGGCAAGCTCGGTGCCATCCGCTACGCCCGTGAGAACCGGATCCCGATGCTGGGCATCTGCCTGGGCCTGCAGGCCATGGTGATCGAGAGCGCCCGCAACGTCCTGGGCATGGAGGGCGCCAACAGCACCGAGTTCGACGACAAGGCGGTGGACCCGGTCATCGCCACGATGTCCGACCAGGAGGACGTCGTCGCCGGTGAGCGCGACATGGGCGGCACGATGCGCCTGGGCATGTACCCGGCGGACCTGGGCGAGGGCACTCTGGCCCGTGAGGTCTACGACGGCCAGGCGCAGGTCTCCGAGCGCCACCGCCACCGCTTCGAGGTCAACAACGCCTACCGCGCCAAGCTGGAGGGGGCCGGCCTGGTGTTCTCCGGGCTCTCCCCCGACGGCAAGCTGGTGGAGTACGTCGAACTGCCCCGGGACGTCCACCCGTTCTTCATCGCGACGCAGGCGCACCCGGAGCTGCGCTCCCGCCCGACCAAGGCCAATCCGCTCTTCCGCGGTCTGGTCTCCGCCGCGCTGGAGCACAGGAACGCGTCCAGGTGA
- a CDS encoding site-specific tyrosine recombinase XerD yields MGEDAGVAAPLAEVSSAFLDHLSAERALATNTLLAYRRDLRRYTRHLTGAGVAYLADVDGSRVGGFLQVLREGDEEHAPLSAASAGRALAAVRGLHRFAVREGWADHDPAAEVTPPSPPLRLPKAVTLEDVERLLDASGPMAGAPQPEAPGGDGSRAGSRGAPAAAPGAGAGDRAALLALRDRALLEVLYGTGARISEAVGLDVDDVSDAVAAERAVGLVRFRGKGGRERVVPLGSYARRALSAYLVRARPVLAASAARGRGGPALFLNARGGRLTRQGGWAVLGAVADRAGVEGVSPHTLRHSFATHLLDGGADIRVVQELLGHSSVTTTQIYTLVTVEHLREVYAASHPRARR; encoded by the coding sequence GTGGGCGAGGACGCCGGGGTCGCCGCGCCGCTGGCGGAGGTGAGCTCCGCCTTCCTGGACCACCTCAGCGCCGAGCGGGCGCTGGCGACCAACACCCTGCTCGCCTACCGCCGTGACCTGCGCCGCTACACCCGCCACCTGACCGGCGCCGGCGTGGCCTACCTGGCCGACGTGGACGGGTCCCGGGTCGGGGGGTTCCTCCAGGTCCTGCGCGAGGGCGACGAGGAGCACGCGCCGCTGAGCGCCGCCTCGGCCGGGCGCGCCCTGGCCGCCGTACGCGGCCTGCACCGCTTCGCGGTGCGTGAGGGGTGGGCCGACCACGACCCGGCGGCGGAGGTGACCCCGCCGTCCCCGCCTCTGCGACTGCCCAAGGCCGTGACCCTGGAGGACGTGGAGCGCCTCCTGGACGCGTCCGGTCCGATGGCCGGCGCCCCGCAGCCGGAGGCGCCGGGCGGTGACGGGTCGCGGGCCGGGTCCCGGGGCGCTCCGGCGGCAGCGCCCGGTGCGGGGGCGGGCGACCGCGCCGCCCTGCTGGCGTTGCGCGACCGCGCCCTGCTGGAGGTCCTCTACGGCACCGGCGCCCGGATCTCCGAGGCGGTGGGCCTGGACGTCGACGACGTCTCCGACGCGGTCGCCGCCGAACGCGCCGTGGGGCTCGTGCGCTTCCGCGGCAAGGGCGGCCGCGAACGCGTGGTGCCGCTGGGCTCCTACGCCCGCCGTGCCCTGTCCGCCTACCTGGTGCGGGCCCGCCCCGTGCTGGCGGCCTCGGCGGCCCGGGGGCGGGGCGGCCCGGCGCTGTTCCTCAACGCGCGCGGCGGCCGGCTGACCCGTCAGGGCGGTTGGGCGGTCCTGGGCGCGGTCGCCGACCGGGCCGGGGTGGAGGGGGTCTCGCCGCACACCCTGAGGCACTCCTTCGCCACACACCTGCTCGACGGGGGAGCCGACATCCGTGTCGTGCAGGAACTGCTGGGGCACAGTTCGGTCACCACCACGCAGATCTACACGCTGGTCACGGTCGAGCACCTGCGCGAGGTCTACGCCGCGAGTCATCCCCGTGCACGCCGGTGA
- a CDS encoding hydroxymethylglutaryl-CoA lyase has protein sequence MSANDHGPEGADHVEIVEVGPRDGLQNESAVLSVDDRIRLIDAAVAAGVRRIEAVSFVNPKRVPQMAGAEEIMAGVRREPGVSHIGLVLNRRGLERAVAAGVSEVNVAVPATDGFCTRNQGCTVDEMLDALTDIDAELQGTGIPLSVTVSTAFGCPFDGEVPAGRVVEVVNRITSTSAVEIALADTIGVGVPREVSELLRAVGTVVGGRALRCHFHNTRNTGYANAMAAVDAGVRVLDSSLGGFGGCPFAPAATGNIATEDLLYMLHRSGLHTGVSLSEAVALGEWMGERLDKRPPAYLGRAGGFPG, from the coding sequence ATGAGTGCGAACGACCATGGGCCCGAGGGCGCGGACCACGTGGAGATCGTTGAGGTGGGGCCGCGCGACGGCCTGCAGAACGAGTCCGCGGTGCTGTCGGTCGACGACCGGATCCGGTTGATCGACGCCGCGGTGGCGGCCGGGGTCCGCCGGATCGAAGCGGTCAGCTTCGTCAACCCCAAGCGCGTTCCGCAGATGGCGGGCGCCGAGGAGATCATGGCGGGCGTCAGGCGGGAGCCCGGGGTCTCGCACATCGGCCTGGTGCTCAACCGGCGCGGTCTGGAGCGCGCTGTGGCCGCCGGGGTCTCCGAGGTCAACGTGGCGGTGCCCGCCACGGACGGGTTCTGTACGCGCAACCAGGGGTGCACCGTCGACGAGATGCTCGACGCCCTGACCGACATCGACGCCGAGCTCCAGGGGACGGGGATCCCGCTCAGCGTGACCGTCTCGACCGCGTTCGGGTGCCCCTTCGACGGGGAGGTCCCCGCCGGGCGGGTGGTGGAGGTCGTCAACCGGATCACGTCCACCTCGGCGGTGGAGATCGCCCTGGCCGACACGATCGGGGTGGGTGTGCCCCGTGAGGTCTCCGAGCTCCTGCGTGCCGTGGGCACCGTGGTCGGCGGCCGTGCGCTGCGTTGTCACTTCCACAACACCCGCAACACCGGTTACGCGAACGCCATGGCCGCGGTGGACGCGGGCGTGCGGGTGCTCGATTCCAGCCTCGGCGGGTTCGGCGGCTGCCCGTTCGCTCCCGCGGCGACCGGCAACATCGCCACGGAGGACCTGCTGTACATGCTGCACCGCAGCGGGCTGCACACGGGTGTGAGCCTGTCGGAGGCGGTCGCCCTGGGTGAGTGGATGGGGGAGCGCCTGGACAAGCGGCCTCCCGCCTACCTGGGGCGGGCGGGCGGCTTCCCGGGCTGA
- a CDS encoding cation transporter: MTVSTERGTVLARRIRLLVAVTIVYNLGEAVVAIWAGRVASSAALVGFGLDSLVEVSSALAVAWQFSARDARTRQAREARAMRVIALAFFALAAYVTVEALRSLLGAQEADPSPVGIVLAALSVVIMPTLSLAQRRAGRELGSASAVADSKQTLLCAYLSVALLGGLLLNALWGWAWADPVVALLIAGLAVREGVEAWRGDACCGSGAAALVGVSPAEEDDCCSDCHSDHGPDRP, translated from the coding sequence ATGACCGTCTCCACCGAACGCGGCACCGTGCTGGCCCGCCGCATCCGCCTCCTCGTCGCCGTCACCATCGTCTACAACCTCGGCGAGGCCGTCGTGGCGATCTGGGCCGGGCGGGTGGCCTCCTCGGCCGCCCTGGTCGGCTTCGGGCTGGACTCGCTCGTCGAGGTCTCCTCCGCGCTCGCCGTCGCCTGGCAGTTCTCCGCCCGTGACGCGCGCACCCGCCAGGCCCGTGAGGCCAGGGCCATGCGCGTCATCGCGCTCGCCTTCTTCGCCCTCGCCGCCTACGTCACCGTCGAGGCGCTGCGCTCCCTCCTGGGGGCCCAGGAGGCCGATCCCTCGCCGGTCGGGATCGTGCTCGCCGCGCTGTCGGTCGTGATCATGCCGACCCTGTCCCTGGCCCAGCGCCGGGCGGGCCGCGAGCTCGGATCGGCCTCGGCCGTCGCCGACTCCAAGCAGACCCTGCTGTGCGCCTACCTCTCGGTCGCCCTGCTCGGCGGGCTGCTGCTGAACGCTCTGTGGGGCTGGGCGTGGGCCGACCCGGTCGTGGCACTGCTCATCGCCGGCCTGGCCGTCCGGGAGGGGGTCGAGGCCTGGCGCGGCGACGCCTGCTGCGGGTCCGGCGCGGCCGCCCTGGTCGGGGTGTCGCCGGCCGAGGAGGACGACTGCTGCTCCGACTGCCACTCGGACCACGGTCCCGACCGTCCCTGA
- the uvrB gene encoding excinuclease ABC subunit UvrB, with protein sequence MRPVSDIKRSEAPFEVVSDMTPAGDQPGAIAEITRRVRAGDRHTVLLGATGTGKTASVAWTVERLQRPTLVMQPNKTLAAQFANELRQMLPNNAVEYFVSYYDYYQPEAYVPQSDTYIEKDSSINDEVERLRHSATNSLLTRRDTIVVASVSCIYGLGTPQEYVDRMAQLSVGMEVDRDDLLRRLVEMQYSRNDVAFTRGTFRVRGDTIEIIPVYEELAIRIEMFGDEVERLLTLHPLTGEVLGESQEMFIFPASHYVAGEERTERAVASIEAELGERLAELEGQGKLLEAQRLRMRTTHDLEMMRQLGSCSGIENYSRHFDGREPGSPPNTLLDYFPEDFLLVLDESHVTVPQIGAMYEGDAARKRTLVDHGFRLPSAMDNRPLRWEEFTERIGQTVYLSATPGRYELRQSGGDVVEQVIRPTGLIDPEVLVKPTDGQIDDLVHEIRERAERRERVLVTTLTKKMAEDLTDYFAEMGIRVRYLHSEVDTLRRVELLRELRVGEYDVLVGINLLREGLDLPEVSLVAILDADKEGFLRSETSLIQTIGRAARNVAGQVHMYADNVTDSMRAAIDETNRRRDKQIAYNTEHGIDPTPLRKQIADILDSLNREDVDTEQLMATGYRQAGAKGERAPVPALGERTDVTAMPRAELAGLIDQLSAQMHQAAADLQFELAARLRDEIGELKRELRGMDAAGVK encoded by the coding sequence GTGCGACCGGTCAGCGACATCAAGCGCAGTGAGGCACCCTTCGAGGTCGTCTCCGACATGACTCCGGCGGGGGACCAGCCGGGCGCGATCGCCGAGATCACCCGGCGGGTGCGGGCGGGGGACCGGCACACGGTCCTGCTGGGTGCCACCGGTACGGGCAAGACGGCGTCGGTGGCGTGGACGGTGGAGCGGCTGCAGCGGCCCACGCTGGTGATGCAGCCCAACAAGACGCTGGCCGCCCAGTTCGCCAACGAGTTGCGGCAGATGCTGCCGAACAACGCGGTCGAGTACTTCGTGTCGTACTACGACTACTACCAGCCCGAGGCCTACGTGCCGCAGAGCGACACCTACATCGAGAAGGACTCGTCGATCAACGACGAGGTGGAGCGCCTGCGGCACTCGGCGACCAACTCGCTGCTGACGCGGCGGGACACGATCGTGGTGGCGTCGGTGTCGTGCATCTACGGTCTGGGCACGCCGCAGGAGTACGTGGACCGGATGGCGCAGCTTTCGGTGGGCATGGAGGTGGACCGCGACGACCTGCTGCGGCGGCTGGTGGAGATGCAGTACTCGCGCAACGACGTGGCCTTCACCCGCGGTACCTTCCGGGTGCGGGGCGACACCATCGAGATCATCCCGGTCTACGAGGAACTGGCGATCCGCATCGAGATGTTCGGTGACGAGGTCGAGCGGCTGCTGACCCTGCACCCGTTGACCGGCGAGGTGCTGGGCGAGAGCCAGGAGATGTTCATCTTCCCCGCCTCGCACTACGTGGCCGGTGAGGAGCGCACGGAGCGGGCGGTGGCCTCCATCGAGGCCGAGCTGGGCGAGCGGCTGGCGGAGCTGGAGGGCCAGGGCAAGCTGCTGGAGGCCCAGCGCCTGCGGATGCGCACCACCCACGACCTGGAGATGATGCGCCAGCTCGGGTCGTGCTCGGGCATCGAGAACTACTCGCGGCACTTCGACGGCCGGGAGCCGGGCAGTCCGCCCAACACGCTGCTGGACTACTTCCCCGAGGACTTCCTGCTGGTGCTGGACGAGTCGCACGTGACGGTCCCGCAGATCGGGGCGATGTACGAGGGCGACGCGGCGCGCAAGCGCACGCTGGTCGACCACGGGTTCCGGCTGCCCTCGGCGATGGACAACCGGCCGCTGCGGTGGGAGGAGTTCACCGAGCGGATCGGGCAGACGGTGTACCTGTCGGCGACGCCGGGCCGCTACGAGCTGCGGCAGAGCGGTGGCGACGTCGTGGAGCAGGTGATCCGCCCGACCGGTCTGATCGACCCCGAGGTGCTGGTCAAGCCCACCGACGGGCAGATCGACGACCTGGTGCACGAGATCCGGGAGCGGGCCGAGCGCCGGGAGCGGGTGCTGGTGACCACGCTGACCAAGAAGATGGCCGAGGACCTCACGGACTACTTCGCGGAGATGGGCATCCGGGTGCGCTACCTGCACAGCGAGGTGGACACGCTGCGCCGGGTGGAGCTGCTGCGCGAGCTGCGGGTGGGCGAGTACGACGTCCTGGTGGGCATCAACCTGCTGCGTGAGGGCCTGGACCTGCCCGAGGTGTCGCTGGTGGCGATCCTGGACGCGGACAAGGAGGGCTTCCTGCGTTCGGAGACCTCGCTGATCCAGACGATCGGCCGCGCGGCCCGTAACGTGGCCGGCCAGGTGCACATGTACGCGGACAACGTCACCGACTCCATGCGGGCCGCGATCGACGAGACCAACCGCCGCCGGGACAAGCAGATCGCCTACAACACCGAGCACGGGATCGATCCGACGCCGCTGCGCAAGCAGATCGCCGATATCCTGGACTCGCTCAACCGGGAGGACGTGGACACCGAGCAGCTCATGGCCACCGGGTACCGGCAGGCGGGGGCCAAGGGTGAGCGCGCCCCGGTGCCGGCGCTGGGCGAGCGCACGGACGTCACGGCCATGCCGCGGGCCGAGCTGGCGGGTCTCATCGACCAGTTGAGCGCGCAGATGCACCAGGCCGCGGCCGACCTGCAGTTCGAGCTGGCGGCCCGGTTGCGGGACGAGATCGGTGAGTTGAAGCGTGAACTCCGCGGGATGGACGCCGCCGGGGTGAAGTGA
- a CDS encoding helix-turn-helix transcriptional regulator, whose protein sequence is MLQLATDIDALARFGRALADPIRCRVLLVLRDGAAHPAELAEELGISRTRLSNHLSCLRDCGLVVTVPVGRRVRYELADPRLAHALDDLRSAVIAVQTDQACADEADPACANEAGAC, encoded by the coding sequence ATGCTCCAACTCGCCACCGACATCGACGCACTCGCCCGGTTCGGCCGGGCCCTCGCCGATCCCATCCGTTGCCGGGTCCTGCTGGTGCTGCGGGACGGCGCCGCCCACCCCGCCGAGCTGGCCGAGGAACTCGGCATCAGCCGGACGCGGCTGTCCAACCACCTGTCCTGCCTGCGCGACTGCGGGCTGGTCGTCACCGTCCCCGTGGGCCGACGGGTGCGCTACGAACTCGCCGACCCGCGGTTGGCGCACGCCCTGGACGACCTGCGCTCGGCCGTGATCGCGGTCCAGACCGACCAGGCCTGCGCGGACGAGGCCGATCCGGCCTGCGCGAACGAGGCGGGGGCGTGCTGA